The Amphiura filiformis chromosome 1, Afil_fr2py, whole genome shotgun sequence nucleotide sequence gcaagtgaaaagcgccctctttggcaattagaaaataccgttatcAACGTCGAGATCGTAGTCTTACCTCCAAAtattgtttgttctgttcaatttgcttgttttaattcgAGATATGTatagtaaaatcacaattgtgacaATTTTACTATAGGAAAGAGGTCTGTGCAtgcaatgatagcatcaagtttatcaagagttccttcgtgaaatcagaAGAattcatcaattacacaacactacaaaattatttttcctgttttatcatgatacaggtataattattctctttttccacttaaaactgattaaaagataaataatatttcacattctgctgtaaaattaaatacatgtgcatgtcaatgattttatcacaCTTTTTATTCACACTTATAGGtgtgaacgcgtattacttgttgggagagaaatgagacaaaataatgcacgctcgccgatgttgatgcgtctaatgcacgagccccgaaggggggggggggtgtacatttgacgcatcaacatcagttatcatttatttacatgtacagccctcttctctagtaaaagtggcacaattgtgacttTACCATTTCGTTGttgatcctgtgccatatactggggtacccgacaaggtggctttgttacattttgatgtgcagcttggatttcaaaacactgtctcttgagtattccttcacttagaagattcaattaggtcttaaattgaggctgatttattctatattactcatgtttttatcccgtttaaaaatatttttcaattaatttcttatgacgtttggcatgaaatgtgccaagggtggctgaggattagggggaggaggattagggggagggattcatattgtaaatttgatttaaaaccccctttaaaaatttgaatctagtaaaaaaatgtctaaatgaactcccaaacatctaaaccaagtaaataaatacagaagttcatttaaaagaccaattcttgctcagaatgattgtaaatgtggaagaaggaggtggggttacatcctccctactttgtgattgtttttgcccgcactctctcattttttaaccgatttccataaaaaaggtgtcaaaatgctcagaaggatatgaaccacttcaaatgagatgtgtaggtaaaatgtttgaaccatttcattttttactatgtaacacaaaggtaccccaggttgtgacacaggacctgtTAACtagacatatctcgagattgGAACAAGAAAAAAAACCTCTCTCAGAAGCCCAGTTCCCTCAGACTGCTCCATCCATTATTACTTTTCATAATAGGTAGATTTCTGGAAAGAACCAACCAGATTGAATCAACCCGTGGACATTATGATTGGCCCAAATCTCGTCAAAGATGTGAAGTTAGAATTATCTCGCCGTGATTTGGATTTTTCCATCTATGTTGAAGATGTGCAAACTAACATTAATAATGAGAGATGCACTGACTGTGTCAATGCTAAGGCTGGGTTTAATTACAATATCTACCATACTGCTGATGAGGTGAGtgtttataatgtattttaaatCATAACCGAAATCGGTAGGAGTGTTTTAATATCGAGGCGGATGTTTCAGTAGCGGATGTTtagttctattttttttttattgtttgtattttcctTTCTATGTTCACACAtatagcatcccagcaaacacaaaaacgttttaaaaacgttttaaataagttatattttggcttttggtttaggtaaaaacgttttaataacattaaaatgtcgggttatataaaggtcatgataacgttttaaaacgttttgtatgaaaactacactacagcaatattttaaatgttttcaaaaatgttattgcaaactatttttgcaaacatttttgccaaatattgtgtcaatacttaaataacattatgtccaactgtttgaacccagcaaacacagaaatgttcttaaaatgttttttcaaaaccttttaataacatttaaatgtcgggttatataaaggtcatgaaaacgtttttaaaacgttattgaaaatattttgggcaaacatttttcgcaaaatattttttcaaccccaaaataacattctgtttagaatgttttgtattaagttttcaagaatgtttttggaatgctattaaaacgtttttataccctttatataacccgacattttaaacgttttctgtaaaacatttttgtttgctgagcagtagattatcaaaaatgtttttaaggttatgaaaacgttttatactcttaatataccctttatataacccgacatttaaacgttttctgacaaccttttataaccttttgcgaatgatgtcgaaaacgttttgtgtttgctgggatcttcCCCGCCCTTGATGTCTTCCATCGATCAAACTTCACACTTAGTTCAAACAAGACAAACTTGCGAGAATAGTTTTCACTTATGTCATAAAGTGTGTAGCTAACCGTGAAATTGTTGTCCACAGCACTAACAAGAATATATTTTTGCCGAATAAATATTTACTATAAACCGTCCCTGCCGAATAATATACTATTATAAATTGTTCCTGTCTAACATGATATGAATTACGTGATTAGACGAGCCGGAGTAGCGACCAGTGCAAAAACGGCCCAGTTTGTACTTAAAATATTGGTAAAGTCGCCGTCTGTAGACAGAATAAAATAAATGGGCGAGTGTTTGTttctgttgctgttgttgttgtttacatgtgatgcgatcaagcaaaatcagtcggaactcggaaatattgattttgagatatagccaaacaaaggaattatttccttttgtttcctgttgttttggaaactctttaattactcatatctttggaactgttgTTGAATTTAAAtaggggtttctgcaaaatgcagctctgtaaatgtttttactctcatataagaaactgaaaattcatcatttccgaattccgactgattttgcttgatcgcatcacatatgtgtgaATACATGTAATGATGTGTAAATGGTATTGTATATTAAGTGACACAACCCAGAAAGGTTCTACCTAAAGTGATATGTCTCCGCGGCTGTGTCTGCATGCTGTTTGTCTGTGTCTTTGCCTCTCTATAATCATTGTGTCCGTCAGTATGTCTGTCTGCAGTATGCGTGTTTTCTGTATGCGTGTATTCGTTTTTGTCCCGATTTTTTGTGGACGTTGTACAATTCCTAGCCTTTTGCTAATACAACACTTCTCAAATGATGCTTAAATACACAGATCAGTCAATGGGTTACAGATATGGCCACCGACTATTCCATTGTCACCGAAATTAACATTGGGAAATCTCATGAAGGTCGGGATATCAAAGCAATTAAGGTACGTTGAGTATCCGGCTGCTTCAGTGTTTCATCATACCAAATTCAGTTTTGAATAAGGCCCATTTGATTTTGAGTCTGGTCACTCTAATATCACATTAAATAAAGTCAATGGAACTTCACTCTAATACACAAAATTCATTTATCGATCTCGAATCCATAATAGAGTTGTGGCATCCGATTTTCCTAAaatacatacactttgagtgtttaAGTGGATTTAATATCTAGCAATGAGATCTCAGATAGGATCTAATTCAACACCATTTTGTggtagccattttgaaaatttcctaaGCTTTTAGAACTTAACTGCTGGCTTTACGTTGTAGCACTGACCGTTgagtaaataatatataaaatataaaaaaaccccaTTTGTAACTCGATTGGATCTTAACCATAAAATAAGTACTTTATCTTTAAATGTCACATCATACTAACACCCTAAGGTATCAAAGTATGGTAGACATGGATGTTGAACTCTACCATTTTTCAAGACCCTTTACTGCATATCACATGTACGCCATGACCCCTTTTGTTTCTAAAAAGgaaaaatgcaattgctaatcataAAATAATGTCGATTcaagcttgatatgcgcgaaaatgtcaaaagtttttctggacgatttagttaattgagcagAGCCAAATGccgcccatacacgttcaatttgattgatcaatatcaaagaccctagatataAAGCTATATAAGAGTCCCGGGATAAGAGTGGATACAGAATCTACCATTGTGAAACTCTGCATCTACCGTAAGAAAAcgcacactgaccaatatcttcagttctcctcccaccaTCCTTTACATCAAAAGCTGGGAGTTGTTAGCGCTGTGACGCGTTGATAACAGAGGAAGCGGACAAACAAACAGAAGAGAATAAAATTCGCGAAGCTTTGACCACTTGCGGCTATCCAGAATGGTCAATTAAGAAAGTCCAACAAGACAGATCCACTCCTAAGACTGTAAAGACAAAACCTACATGTACCTCAAAGCAAAAAAATGACAGTGAGCAAACAAAAGGCATGGTCGTGGTCCCCTACATAGAGGGCGCTTCTGAGCGAGTCTCCCATGTGTTCAAAAATCACGGGTTAAGGACAAACTTCTCCCTCAACCAAAAGCGGAGGCCATTTACGAGATCGTCTGCGGTCACTGCTCCAGTTCCTATATTGGTGAAACTGGCCATCCCTTCGGTACTCGACTTAAAGCTGCTAAGACTACCAGGTAGCTCAAAAaagccatttggatccgcagaaaagAACGTCACATTCTAAACAAGGACGAGAGtgcctacgcactcaacaacatctttgaccaactcatcacgcccacTACGGTGCCTCCTGctacccataaaaggaaacagtcagatgtgatgagttgccagtctgatgaagctaCTAgtttagtggtgaaacgtcactaaaacgtgagttaaACGTTAGTTTGTGTCCACTCCTGCCTCCGGGGTCCCCAATATTAATCAATAAAATTTATCGTGTATGGTCCGCATTAGAGCCCgaactaaaaaagaaaacaagtaaagtttttcttgtttttttagcATGCTACCGATTCCACTGTGATTgctgtgattaaaaaaaaaaaagttaaagtattattattattattattattattattattattattattattattattattattattattattatgttgttgttgttatggATTTATAATTTTCGTAAACAATTTTGAGATATATCATATTTTATGTGAATAAATTTTAAATTACCATCTGTGGATGGCTCATACGACAAAATGGCATAGAACGACGCGACGATTCAGGCAAGTTACGGCGCGGAATGACACaacaacatatcaatttgtaagcgctctttagcaaagtcatagttcattgaattaacaaccgtatggcaaaacaggcgaaaataactttttgcacaagatttgcaatttaaagagaattggccattgctgattgctcattctagtgacactagtatggacaatataagtgtgaggctttttcatttaatgacataaaaaatGTGTGACGAAAATGTATGCTcaagtgtatcgaggtggaaactgtgcgcatgatggtttataagagaatcgtttttgtatagaaacctttctatatgttatgaaaagttttacaaacaagatggctgttaatttttttcttttcagatcAGCTCTGGAGGAAGTAAACGCGTAATTTATATACAAGGTGGTATTCATGCACGTGAGTGGATCTCTCCAGCAACTATGATGTATATGGCCAATGAGGTGAGCTAGTCCGGGGGTAGTCTACTTCATAGGCCActtgtttatttttgatattcactCGTCTTCGAATAGTCACTGTAGAATGCATTATCTACTGAAACCACAATAATGGAAGGCATTTTTCTTGCTTTATCTATAATTTATCGACATCAAACCACAGGTTGTAACAAAGATGTTTAGAAAACAATTTAGAAAACAGTATTAGTCAAACATGTTACTTATTGATTGTAATGTATTTTACTTAGTTGTTTAAACAATTTGAGCCACTTTCGTGTTTTTGTGTAGCAAGAGTGActgaattgtattgtattgtatgaaccatctggtcggtgctttTGTGATGGGTAagtttaaacaatggggtatttgaagtggtattttaagttataaatttgaaataattatcatattatttatttactaatgtgaattaaatgccaaaaaaataaaccttttaatttgttctgaaatctttgacgataagcatgaaagtttatagatggcggataccttcaaaatacgcctaaaataatacgcctaaccttagacgtctaagatgcattcttaggcgtctaaggtgcaatcttaggcgtctaataATTTTGCGGTAGATCAAcaaatcacaggaccagaaatcccaaacagccaatcatcttaagcgtattcaattattgaccaatgaaatcttagacgcctaagattttacacgcctaagatttctTACACGGCTAagtttgatattttagtgatggacaaTATCTCGCCTAACTCACAAAGCACCTTGGAAGACTAGTAGCAGCTCGTATTACAGATACCATGCGCAGTGACCGATTATAAAGTACGGCGGGataatcagttcagttcagtttatatataggcctaagtacaaaaataacatttttgtcgGTGAAAAACACAAAGATTGCTATAATTTCGTGCTCTGTTTTTATTGTGATTTATATCTTGCAGATAGTAACAAATTACGGTGTCGATCCAGCAGTGACTGACATGGTAGACAACTATGACTGGTATATTGTACCATCCCTCAACGTAGATGGTTATGCGTACTCATGGACTAATGTGAGTAATCGCTTTTACGAACTTTACATTGTCATCCTGCATCCGTGCCACGTCCAGTTTTCCCGATTTTGTTGACGTGTGTGCGGATGAGAGCGGAGATAATTGTGAACAGTTTCCTAtatactagacttctccgtagtccacttgcccattttgcatactctggctattacatttaagcataaaactctgatttatattgatttgtgtgcaactgatagattttcacatatgtatctgatcttttcagtcaccgcactccctctgtatgttagcttcccaaggatTTTCGTGGtttgctatcaataaactggtagattccaaaatcagattattgttcagtattaaagtgagccattataattatgcacgataatgttgcattcaattacttttattgtcactaattatctgatattcttaattctttatgaccattttactattggatactttaattttaataaacatcagtataattttgagttcaacgaaatgggttcatcatgactaataataaaatatttttaataaaattcgactatgccatagtctaccTATATACTCACTCGTTTCAAATTCTGAGTTTAAGTttatcttttgttcagaaaccaaaaatcaagcgTACAAGAGCAGATCTTGTCTTGTCTGCAAACATAACCCCGAATATACTTCTTCGCTGAGcgatatcgattactttttagccaatgagacagtgcattttttttgttgcgttgggaaaagcgccgCTACctgattggtcaaataccaaacgCTTTTCGGTCAGCAATGGATTAATAAATTTAACTTTTGTGTAGGAAGGACACACACTAGTGCATAGTACCATATAAGTATATAATAgttttgctataaacattgaattgcgttatctgttgacgtaatgtgCTGCTTGATTTCAGTAAAGCATATGGCAAGATGCAAGgtgagaacaaaaggtacctctcgctcaagtgtgcgctttcacatgactttcttttgatctcttattgacagtagcctgtctgataaagcgttaatacgctgtcatgtcagttttaaagacccattcagtgatcccagcgcaagggtaaaaattaaaattgttcataaaatgcttaaaagtgaagtcattcaaaatgtaatttggtatttttgaaatgaaaaattattcaaaaaaagtatataaattacagattcaagtaaaatgtctattttgtctaaaatacatggctttcggctgaaccactagcaggctatgttagcacatctatgacaatgataaaggtaccaaaatctgaattttgatgatatttacgatcgtccggatgagcaaatcactgaatgggcctttaatcgcagaacccttttgtcctgaacaaaaggtacctctcgatgaatagcaaatcaaatcggcacaaaggtaCAATGCGTTTGCAAAATCATCCTAATGGCCGGCTTCAAATTCTCtgaccccaccaaagtatttatgaacactcccttaccatCATTTTCTTCTGGCATGGTACCAATATCTGATTTGTCTCATTTCAAAAACCTATTTTTATCTACTTACTTAGGATCGCATGTGGAGGAAGAACCGCCAGCCGGCATTCTCTCTACCTTCTTGTGTTGGAACTGATTTGAACAGAAACTACCCCTATAAATGGGGAGGTACGTGTCAAATTAGTTTCGATTTTCAATTTTTGTGCAATATCTGGAACTAATATTCCATAAAACCTTATTTGATATAGCCATGCATCTCAATTTGGGTACCACAataggcatgatgcagtcatgtctacagtagaattcatctcgacctttgcaggacttaaccccattaaaagctattaaaccaagataacactcattgaaacagctcaactgattaaatcggatcttctctggttgtgcacaagtgactgttttcatgtgcgatcgCAATAAAGCtcgtattcatagcttcagttgggtaaccgattataaaggaaacgaaaggaaacaatgttatgtgtggctttgttcacgaaatcagacaatgtcgtgcttttttgtaaaccagcattcttgaaaatgagcaacataatgatttttgacttaacacggtttagaaataatttcttcatatttttggtgttatctgtcgtttacatgtccttcctaaaacacaaaagtacgaccctctccaaacacctaaattagctaaaaatttaggacatgttacaaaactttattttctagaacctatttagaataatttaaatgtagcttttaccggtttttttgtggcatccttcagaagtgagcggtccgataccaatattttcggtcaaatctccattcaaataacacggggagttggctagctatgccttgccctcactcatattttacaaaagtacgaccatttctgaacatctaacctagctgtaattttaggtcatgttagagaaatatatttgctagaagttttggagaataaataaaatattggctggttatttttcacacagtgatgttaactaggcaagtgtccattctcccaacatacatcatttgtaggggtcacgcgtcaatggtgagagcactgtgtattgtgtataggaaaacggacagtaactgcagtatggttggAGTTGTGACATTTTACTTGAGAAAATTAAATGTTCTGTTTTAATAGGAAGATGACTAGGTTTACAAGTTATTTATTGGTCTTAATGGAAAGTCTCCTTCTTACATTCTAGTTCGATAccgaattaacatgattaaggtctATAGAATATTGCTTACTTCTTTTATGATTAATTAAGCTGATTAGGTCCCTTGGTTGGCGGAGATGTGAACACGGAGCGGGCGaacttcgttattccgaaggttcgctattccgaaggttcgctattccgaaggttcactattccgaaaattagaaaggttctctattacgaaggttctctattccgaaaacagaaaaggttttctattccgaatatgaaaaaaaggttctccattccgaaatctcggcccgtgacctttgacctctggggccaagatgggcaaaggataaatgtACGGATAGGGCCCgttagtgtaccacatatgggttcTGGGGCCTTTGTactagttttagcgctagccttgacagaatgatgtgtttgatgacaGAGGAAAAGGCCctaaaagaaaccaagtaaagtttttcggtTAGCCATGATGTTAcgaattccactgcatataacatattcggaatgagaaccttttttcatattcggagtagagaacacggtgacttgtttcggaataaagaacatttattcgttttcggaatagagaacccatatttgaatattcggaatagagaacctttctgttttcggaatagagaacctgtttgtgttttgggaattttcggagtagagaaccttcggaatagagaaccgttttctcggaatagcgaacctttaattacattcggaatagcgaatggtaaaattacacgttcggaaaatcgaaccttcggaatagcgaatcttcggaatggcggaccttcgAAATAGCGAGAGGACTCCCACGGAGCCATACAAACTGGAAGGAGTCCAACACATTTTGATGACATGATTGTTTTTCCTTTTATGTTGATTTATAAACTGAAATCCATGATTATTTAGAGACAAGGTTGACAGCAATTATATAGCAATTAAATAATGAAGTAGTTTCTGTAATTTCTATTAATTAATTAGACTAACAAGCTGGTTTATGGTGTTATTGGCTCAAAGTTGTTTAAACAGACTTTACTCTATATGCAGCGGGTACCTGCATATTCTGaagacatttaaagtcaattaTACAGCCAAAAATAGCGGATAATTTACGATATAGTTCCACTGAGCAAATTCAGAGCCTCTCGGTTATGCTGCTCAAAAAACGACAATATCGAgaaattaatgtatttattttggcCAAAAGTAAGTTAAATATTGCATTGCTGGCCTTGGACCTACGGACGCCACTAATCGGTACACGTGCCTTTACATCAGCTAATACCTCAAACTCTAAGTTTGACAATTCGTTTTTCGATATGGCCAAACGGATGTCGTTGCTCCCGATTGAAAGCTGTAAAGACGCAATTAGCGtgcaaaaaatacaatttaatagtACAAACATTTAACAAATTAACCATACATGCATTTAAAATTGCATGAAAATTATTAAGTTATTATGGTTATTCCCAGGATCTCCGTGTACAGACGACCCACCATGTTTCAATGGCCCATAGGGGAGCCCGGGAGTGGATCACAGCATCCCCTGTCTACACCACTATACACTCAAGTACAATAGTTGCCCAGCTACCATACaaggccacatgtcacaggggaagtttcCCAAAGTTGGCAAAATTCTCCAAAAACGCctgaaattttgcaacattttacaatgttacgtaaagttccccaaagCTGAAATCCACAGTCGCTTTACGCAGCTTGCGCGCAGGGTGAAGCAATAATCTTGAAAACTTTTGAGCTTCTTTTCAGCAACTTAacgcaattttgaaaaaatgttaagcaattttgtgaaactTTGACCAACTTTACGCGATTTTGAGAAACTTCAAGGCAAGTTTATGAACTTACCGCGATTTTGAGGAAGTTTTAAGCAACTTTGAATAACTttgagcagagaagatgagatctGCTTTGAGtaactattttgacaatttttgaccactTTGGACAATTTCCCAACATTTTTCATTTATACATGCGTAAATTGTAACCATATACTAATGTATCTTTTCAACGCAGGAATTGGAGCTAGTCCAAATCCTTGCTCTGAGACATTTTATGGTGATGCACCATTGAGTGGAAGAGAGACTTCTGTAGTACATAAATGGCTCCAACGATTCTCAGGCAACATCGCACTGTTCATTGACTTCCATAACTACAGTCAGCTTTGGCTATATCCATGGGGTTACACCCATGATAAGGACATTAGGCAACCACATAAGGATTTACAGGTAAACGTTAATGTTTAATGTTTACCGAAGTTGTTATTGGAAGCGCATTTACActttctatatacatgtataaagacgCGTCAATGTTGGTTAATTACGTTAGCCAAGATTGAACATAATTTTGAACAATTATAATTTCTGTCGGAAAAAGAATGCTCAATTACggtcataattttgaaaaataaagggGTAGGTGATAAACCTGATATGGCCTTAAAAAGGGTTCTGCacgtttgattgattgattgatatctcCAGccgaacacaaaacattttcgacaccattcgcaaaaaagttagaaaaggttgtca carries:
- the LOC140153217 gene encoding carboxypeptidase B-like isoform X1 yields the protein MKLLCALLVFVASASAVKNYGGYQVLRVVPQDMEQLQRLHDLYNLLEDTVDFWKEPTRLNQPVDIMIGPNLVKDVKLELSRRDLDFSIYVEDVQTNINNERCTDCVNAKAGFNYNIYHTADEISQWVTDMATDYSIVTEINIGKSHEGRDIKAIKISSGGSKRVIYIQGGIHAREWISPATMMYMANEIVTNYGVDPAVTDMVDNYDWYIVPSLNVDGYAYSWTNDRMWRKNRQPAFSLPSCVGTDLNRNYPYKWGGIGASPNPCSETFYGDAPLSGRETSVVHKWLQRFSGNIALFIDFHNYSQLWLYPWGYTHDKDIRQPHKDLQHALAIKATDALKVPYGTEYFVGMSGPDMYPAAGASEDYGYATLRVSYSYIVELRDEGNYGFLIPESLIEPSGIETFEALKVLGNDPLPKGPPIPVV